The following are from one region of the Nicotiana tabacum cultivar K326 chromosome 3, ASM71507v2, whole genome shotgun sequence genome:
- the LOC142179623 gene encoding uncharacterized protein LOC142179623 — MLIKAHISQSIRGSIPNSDKVKAYMKAIDEQFVSSDKALASTLMKRLSSMTFDRSRTVREHIMEMRDIAAKLKSLEVDMSEPFLVHFILNSLPAEYDPFKIYYNTHKDKWPINELLTMCVQE, encoded by the coding sequence ATGCTCATAAAAGCTCACATAAGCCAAAGCATTAGGGGTTCTATCCCTAATAGCGATAAGGTCAAAGCTTACATGAAGGCAATTGATGAACAATTTGTAAGCTCTGACAAGGCATTAGCCAGCACCCTTATGAAGAGGCTCTCAAGTATGACTTTCGACAGAAGTCGTACAGTGCGTGAGCACATTATGGAGATGAGAGACATTGCTGCTAAACTCAAGTCCCTTGAGGTTGATATGTCTGAACCATTTCTTGTGCATTTCATTCTCAACTCACTTCCTGCGGAATATGATCCGTTCAAGATTTATTACAACACACATAAAGATAAATGGCCAATCAATGAACTTTTGACCATGTGTGTTCAAGAATAA